In Acidimicrobiia bacterium, one DNA window encodes the following:
- a CDS encoding DUF512 domain-containing protein, translating into MPTARVVAVAPASPAATAGLVAGDELLRVNGEAVRDVIRYHLHVDDAHLDLEVRRGGIERAVVIEKRAGEPLGLELASPVFDRVRTCDNHCPFCFIYQLPKGMRRSLYVKDDDYRLSFLYGNFTTLTRFTEADLERVVTERLGPLYVSIHATDPKLRARLLRNPRGATSLRWLRALLEADIEVHGQVVVCPGLNDGDVLGETLLGVLDEYPALASLGLVPLGVSAHTTEPDLRPHTTADALAAIDTVERWQPRFLEAVGRRLVFAADEYYLLASSAFPEGEEYDGYPQHENGIGMARTFAAQVASALAGDAAAPGPHRTGFFDWVDGAPSWGYRAPRGLAVRDARDEVRPITIVTGEYGASVLEPMLDALRGASDASIHLLPVRNHFFGGNIAVTGLLTGSDIAAALEGEPTNSRVLLPDVVLSNGRFLDGTGLDDLPMPVEVVPTDGVALVSTVRSS; encoded by the coding sequence ATGCCGACCGCACGCGTGGTGGCGGTCGCGCCCGCCTCGCCTGCCGCGACCGCAGGGCTGGTCGCCGGCGACGAACTCCTCAGGGTCAATGGCGAGGCCGTGCGCGACGTCATCCGCTATCACCTGCACGTTGACGACGCGCACCTCGACCTCGAGGTTCGACGAGGTGGGATCGAACGCGCCGTCGTCATCGAGAAGCGCGCCGGAGAGCCGCTCGGGTTGGAGCTCGCGAGCCCGGTGTTCGACCGAGTACGGACGTGCGACAACCACTGCCCGTTCTGCTTCATCTACCAGCTGCCGAAGGGCATGCGGCGCAGCCTCTACGTGAAGGACGACGACTACCGGTTGTCGTTCCTCTACGGAAACTTCACGACGCTCACCCGGTTCACCGAGGCCGACCTCGAGCGAGTCGTCACCGAACGGCTCGGCCCGTTGTACGTGAGCATCCACGCGACCGACCCGAAGCTCCGCGCCCGCCTCCTGCGAAACCCGCGCGGCGCCACCAGCCTGCGTTGGCTGCGAGCGTTGCTGGAGGCCGACATCGAGGTGCACGGACAGGTCGTGGTCTGTCCCGGTCTCAACGATGGTGACGTGCTCGGGGAGACCCTGCTGGGGGTGCTCGATGAGTACCCCGCCCTCGCGTCACTAGGCCTCGTGCCGCTCGGGGTCAGCGCCCACACCACCGAGCCTGACCTCCGCCCGCACACCACGGCCGACGCGCTCGCGGCGATCGACACGGTGGAGCGGTGGCAGCCGCGATTCCTGGAGGCCGTAGGCCGGCGTCTCGTGTTCGCAGCCGATGAGTACTACCTCCTCGCGAGCTCAGCGTTCCCGGAAGGCGAGGAGTACGACGGCTACCCGCAACACGAGAACGGGATCGGGATGGCGCGCACCTTCGCGGCACAAGTAGCAAGCGCGCTCGCCGGGGATGCCGCGGCGCCGGGCCCGCACCGCACCGGCTTCTTCGACTGGGTGGATGGCGCTCCCTCGTGGGGCTACCGCGCGCCTCGCGGACTTGCGGTGCGCGACGCCCGCGATGAGGTGCGGCCGATCACGATCGTGACCGGGGAGTACGGCGCGAGTGTGCTCGAGCCGATGCTCGACGCGCTGAGAGGGGCGTCGGATGCCAGCATCCACCTGCTCCCCGTTCGCAACCACTTCTTCGGTGGGAACATCGCCGTCACCGGACTGCTCACGGGGAGCGACATCGCCGCCGCGCTCGAGGGCGAGCCGACGAACAGCCGCGTGCTGCTTCCCGACGTCGTGCTGTCGAACGGGCGATTCCTCGACGGCACCGGACTCGATGACCTGCCGATGCCGGTCGAGGTCGTCCCGACCGACGGTGTCGCGTTGGTGTCGACCGTGCGCTCGTCATGA
- the der gene encoding ribosome biogenesis GTPase Der translates to MSTIVAMLPVVAVVGRPNVGKSTLVNRLVGRRAAIVEERPGVTRDRKELVADWRDRGFRVVDTGGWLPDGTATEESRALTRQVSAQAERAIRESDVVILVVDAAVGVVEEDAQVARILQRAKKPVLVVANKVDGQRQEADAWAFSRLGLGEPLLVSAAHGRGAGDLLDAIVAALPPVVQDTPVEEDPAFAVAIVGRPNVGKSTLFNRLVGDERVVVHDEPGTTRDAIDTLLDTPDGPLRVVDTAGMRRRSRVDEATEHFGVLRALEAVDRADAALFVIDASAGVTHQDQRLAERVDGAGSAIVVVLNKWDLLDDDADRRREVLIDIADRLSFLSYAPVLKVSAHTGRGVGQLLPALREAEAAYHRRIPTSALNKVLQDAQASHAPPPTKRHRPKILYATQGATDPPTFTIFATHDLPKPYLRYLERKLREAFELGPTPVKLRVRRRTS, encoded by the coding sequence ATGAGCACGATCGTGGCCATGTTGCCCGTGGTGGCGGTCGTCGGGCGTCCGAACGTCGGTAAGTCCACGCTCGTGAACCGCCTCGTCGGTCGTCGTGCCGCCATCGTCGAAGAACGGCCCGGCGTGACCCGCGACCGCAAGGAGCTGGTCGCGGACTGGCGAGACCGCGGGTTTCGGGTCGTAGACACCGGTGGCTGGCTCCCCGACGGAACGGCCACTGAGGAGTCGCGTGCGCTCACGCGGCAGGTCAGCGCACAGGCGGAGCGGGCAATCCGCGAGTCCGACGTGGTGATCCTCGTTGTCGACGCGGCTGTGGGTGTGGTCGAAGAGGACGCGCAGGTCGCGCGCATCCTCCAGCGCGCGAAGAAGCCCGTCCTCGTGGTGGCCAATAAGGTCGATGGGCAACGCCAGGAGGCCGACGCGTGGGCGTTCAGCCGCCTCGGGTTGGGCGAGCCGCTGCTCGTGTCGGCGGCACACGGTCGAGGCGCGGGAGACCTCCTCGATGCGATCGTGGCTGCCCTCCCTCCCGTCGTGCAGGACACGCCGGTCGAGGAAGACCCGGCATTCGCGGTGGCCATCGTCGGGCGCCCCAACGTCGGCAAGTCCACGCTGTTCAACCGCCTGGTCGGCGACGAGCGGGTGGTGGTGCACGACGAGCCCGGCACTACTCGCGATGCCATCGACACATTGCTCGACACACCAGATGGCCCGCTTCGCGTGGTCGACACCGCGGGCATGCGACGGCGCAGCCGGGTCGATGAAGCCACCGAGCACTTCGGCGTCCTCCGCGCCCTCGAAGCCGTCGACCGTGCCGACGCCGCACTCTTCGTGATCGACGCGTCCGCCGGGGTCACCCACCAAGACCAACGCCTGGCCGAGCGCGTCGACGGGGCCGGCAGCGCCATCGTCGTCGTCTTGAACAAGTGGGACCTCCTCGACGACGACGCCGATCGCCGACGCGAGGTGCTGATCGACATTGCGGATCGGCTCTCCTTCCTGTCGTATGCGCCGGTCCTCAAGGTCTCGGCGCACACCGGCCGCGGCGTGGGGCAGCTGCTCCCCGCATTGCGCGAGGCCGAGGCCGCGTACCACCGGCGGATCCCGACGTCGGCGCTCAACAAGGTGCTCCAGGACGCCCAGGCGAGTCACGCACCCCCACCCACCAAGCGCCACCGACCGAAGATCCTCTACGCCACCCAAGGCGCGACGGACCCCCCGACGTTCACGATCTTTGCCACCCATGACCTCCCAAAGCCGTACCTGCGCTACCTGGAGCGCAAGCTCCGGGAGGCCTTCGAGCTCGGCCCCACGCCCGTGAAGCTCCGGGTCCGGCGGCGCACGTCCTGA
- a CDS encoding TadE family protein, with protein sequence MEAAIIAPLVLLLIYGVMETGYAFFGRLTVNNMSVVGARSGSGEANDVLADFAILQAVENGATGMGTNDITMVVVYRATSPDDRVPAACKTASVTNTSGTRGCNRYVSGDLALDSDQFGCIGPPGPGTKVDNFWCPTTRKTALQGANGPPDYIGVYVEAEHQNLTGIIGESFTFTTDTVIRIEPRTLT encoded by the coding sequence GTGGAGGCAGCGATCATCGCGCCCCTCGTCCTCCTCTTGATCTACGGAGTGATGGAGACCGGCTACGCCTTCTTCGGTCGCCTCACGGTGAACAACATGAGTGTGGTCGGCGCCCGCTCAGGCTCCGGCGAGGCCAACGACGTCCTCGCGGACTTCGCGATCCTCCAAGCCGTCGAGAACGGCGCGACCGGCATGGGGACCAACGACATCACGATGGTGGTCGTCTATCGAGCGACGAGCCCCGACGACCGGGTGCCGGCCGCGTGCAAGACGGCCAGTGTGACGAACACTTCGGGGACACGGGGATGCAATCGCTATGTGAGCGGCGACCTGGCCCTCGACTCGGATCAGTTCGGTTGCATCGGCCCTCCTGGCCCGGGCACGAAAGTGGACAACTTCTGGTGCCCGACGACGCGGAAGACCGCACTCCAGGGAGCGAACGGCCCGCCGGACTACATCGGCGTGTACGTGGAGGCCGAGCACCAGAACCTGACCGGGATCATCGGGGAGAGCTTCACGTTCACGACCGACACGGTGATCCGCATCGAGCCTCGGACGTTGACGTGA
- a CDS encoding TadE/TadG family type IV pilus assembly protein, with the protein MRRRRRWGDERGAALIEVAVTLPLLVLIVLGIIEFGSAWSNKLKVETAARGGARVGSGLGADRMADYGALQSVKSVLTDLGLDNVDYVVVYKASDADGDIPTGCTGSTPTSQTGKCNVYSGAQLGSLTQADFTGTTSCGGGAPDHFWCPTSRQSVQHLGNDYVGVWIKANSQTLTNFFGSPLGLQSAAVMRLEPKG; encoded by the coding sequence GTGAGAAGGCGTCGCCGGTGGGGCGACGAGCGGGGAGCCGCCCTGATCGAGGTCGCCGTCACCCTGCCGCTGCTCGTGCTGATCGTGCTCGGGATCATCGAGTTCGGATCGGCATGGAGCAACAAGCTGAAGGTCGAGACCGCGGCTCGCGGCGGTGCGCGGGTGGGGAGCGGTCTCGGCGCCGACCGGATGGCCGACTACGGCGCGCTCCAGAGCGTCAAGTCGGTGCTCACCGACTTGGGGCTCGACAACGTCGACTACGTCGTTGTCTACAAGGCGTCTGATGCCGACGGCGACATCCCCACCGGATGCACTGGCTCAACACCGACGTCGCAGACGGGGAAGTGCAACGTGTACAGCGGCGCACAGCTCGGGAGCCTCACGCAGGCAGACTTCACCGGCACCACGAGCTGCGGTGGGGGCGCGCCCGATCACTTCTGGTGCCCGACTTCGCGCCAGAGCGTGCAGCACCTCGGGAATGACTACGTCGGGGTGTGGATCAAGGCCAACTCCCAGACCCTGACCAACTTCTTCGGATCGCCGCTGGGTCTGCAGTCCGCTGCAGTCATGCGCCTCGAGCCGAAGGGGTAG
- a CDS encoding Tad domain-containing protein → MLVLVAIMLTTLLLFAGFAVDFGSWYVRAGEIKRTADAAALAGVVWMPQFDSAEQAALDAAARNGFEDGVENIRIWVEAVTGNNRQLRVTITDTDAKQFFSSLVAQSQAISRGSLAEYVLPVPLGSPKNTFGTGNLLSTDRENFWAAANGYCAGHESGDDKLAFHESYSTSSGASQCNNGSEDSTSYDPSGYLYAIELPSNASSLNLEVYDAPYYTSGSPSDLSVASGSQAVTTIFEVYDRNTTPLDLSNLTLLSTFTYTTNQSSSTLQNNWVRLQTWTNPSAGQYYLRARTLGGQLNSRASNGFGIRAFTGSSFSQCTTIIGATGYSASCPQVHGVSDISILANGPSTTADFYLAQIDPVHAGKTMRVTLFDAGEGSDTLRIIDPNGNATTFGWSTPCNPPTPPTGGCSGSGTSLSVSGTGTQPYSGLNSTSKYNDRYMVLDIALPANYVGLYGTKTWWKVRYTAGSNPTDRTTWSVNIVGDPVHLVK, encoded by the coding sequence GTGCTGGTGCTCGTCGCGATCATGTTGACGACGCTGCTGCTGTTCGCCGGGTTCGCGGTCGACTTCGGGAGCTGGTATGTGCGGGCCGGGGAGATCAAGCGCACAGCCGACGCGGCGGCACTGGCCGGCGTCGTGTGGATGCCTCAGTTCGATTCGGCTGAACAAGCGGCACTCGACGCCGCCGCTCGGAACGGCTTTGAGGACGGCGTAGAGAACATCCGCATCTGGGTGGAGGCGGTGACCGGGAACAACCGCCAGCTGCGGGTCACGATCACAGATACGGACGCCAAGCAGTTCTTCTCCAGCTTGGTGGCCCAGAGTCAGGCGATCTCGCGCGGTTCGCTGGCCGAATACGTCCTCCCGGTTCCGCTCGGGAGCCCGAAGAACACCTTCGGGACGGGCAACCTCCTCTCCACGGACCGGGAGAACTTCTGGGCGGCAGCCAACGGATACTGCGCGGGTCATGAGAGCGGCGACGACAAGCTCGCGTTCCACGAGTCGTATTCGACGTCGTCGGGTGCCAGCCAGTGCAACAACGGATCCGAGGACTCGACCAGCTACGACCCGAGTGGCTACCTCTACGCGATCGAGCTGCCCTCGAACGCGTCGTCTCTCAACCTCGAGGTCTACGACGCGCCCTATTACACCTCGGGGTCACCCTCGGACCTCTCGGTCGCGAGCGGGTCGCAAGCCGTGACGACGATCTTCGAGGTCTACGACCGCAACACCACGCCTCTCGACCTCTCGAACCTGACGTTGCTCAGCACCTTCACGTACACCACGAACCAGTCGTCGTCGACGCTTCAGAACAATTGGGTGAGGCTCCAGACCTGGACAAACCCGTCGGCTGGTCAGTACTACCTCCGAGCGCGGACGCTCGGAGGGCAGCTCAACAGCCGCGCCTCGAACGGGTTCGGCATCCGCGCGTTCACCGGGAGCTCGTTCTCGCAATGCACCACGATCATTGGTGCGACCGGCTACTCGGCGTCATGCCCGCAAGTGCACGGCGTCAGTGACATCTCGATCCTCGCGAACGGTCCGAGCACCACCGCCGACTTCTACCTGGCGCAGATCGATCCTGTGCATGCCGGGAAGACGATGCGCGTAACCCTGTTCGACGCCGGTGAGGGCTCCGACACGCTGCGGATCATCGATCCCAACGGCAATGCCACGACCTTCGGCTGGTCCACACCGTGCAACCCGCCGACGCCGCCGACGGGAGGATGCAGCGGGAGTGGTACCTCCCTCAGCGTGTCCGGCACCGGAACCCAGCCGTACAGTGGCCTCAACAGCACGAGCAAGTACAACGACCGCTACATGGTCCTCGACATCGCTCTGCCCGCCAACTACGTGGGCCTCTACGGCACGAAGACGTGGTGGAAGGTGCGGTATACGGCGGGGAGCAACCCGACCGACCGAACGACCTGGTCGGTCAACATCGTCGGTGACCCCGTCCACCTCGTGAAGTAG